AGCAAGCGCTACGAGGGCGACTTCCAGGATTGTTTTGGGTAAGGATGTCTTGCCAGTGTGGATGGTGTATAGCCCTTCATAGGAAACCATAGTGCTTGACTGACTGTAATACTAGCCAGGGCCAGAGTGTGGGTGGGTATGAGCTGTAGCGCCCCCAACTGTCTGCATGGGGCTTTAGCCATAAAAACTAATCTTCCTCCTTTATTCTATAGACTTCGTGAAATGCGTACAGGAGATATCTGCAACGCCTGTGTCCTTCTAGTGAAGAGGTGGAAGAAACTTCCCTCCGGCTCCAAGAAAAACTGGAATCATGTAGGTGGCTTTCTGTTTTATCTCCTGCactagtcaccactagggggagccagcTGTGTATGGATTTATATTTCTCCCATTAACTCTTAAAGGATATGCCTAATTGGAATCTAGAACACAACGAATTTtagaattttcatctccatttttcaaaagccgtaactttaAAGTTTCCTGTCCACATAGCAGTATGAGGACTCGTTCGCTGCATGGTGGGCTGTGGCTGTTATTGGGACCGTTTAGGGGTTCATCTGGGGAGGGAAAAGTACGCCAATTCTGTCATTTTCAGGGAGGTTTCCAGCGGTTGCTATGCAGAAGAGATGACTACTTTATTTCCTGTAGGTCGGTACAACCATGAGGCTGCTGAAACTATTTTAGCAATGAAgagaattttttcaaaaagttctaatctatttttccatccctgcattaCAAGACCCAGACTTTTCCACGGACCGTTCCATGAAGGCTTCTTTGCGTCACTAACTCGGCTTTTAATGGTGTgacgtgcctttttttttttaatggtatttgCCGTGAAGAATAACTAGTTTAATTCTATTGAACTGGTCATTACGAATGTGGCGatgccaaatatttttttctttgggttccttttaacctcttagtgatgaaccctgtttgcgccttagtgatggagccacattttggaaatctgacgtgttactttaacatagaataactccataaaggttttgcatatcccagtgattctgacatgttccgttgctggcgtcctcgtctccatggtgccgtctaattttcagcgtctaatcgcccgattagacgcgcttgcgcagtccggtcttctccgtgttgaatggggccgctcgtgctggagagctgctcctcgtagctccgccccctcacgtgtgccgattccagccaatcaggaggctggaatcggcaatggaccgcactgaagacctgcggtccaccgagggtgaagatcccggcggccatcttcgcaaggtaagtaagaagtcaccggagcgcggggattcgggtaagtactatccgtttttctttttttttttttttttcaacacatgcatcgggtttgtctcgcgccgaacgggggggctattgaagaaaaaaaaaaacccgtttcggcgcgggacaacccctttaatattgaggATTTGtgcccaaaatggatccctctgtttttcctgtgttcagaaacatacccattgtagccctaatacgATGTATCTATATACATTGTCTCCATGCACAATGGGGAGTAGCTCATGAGTCCGGGGATGCGAGTGTTATACTTACAACCCCGATGGCGGCCGCATTGAAGTGCTTTGAGCAATGTAGCTAAGTAGTTTGCCCAttataaaaatagaacatgtggaCTACTTAATGCATTGATCAGCGGGGAAGTAAGTAGATCACTTCTGGATTCAGTGGGGTCACTgacttttagcccataagattAGCTTACAGGGGTAATATTAGGTGATCAGTTCCCTTTAACCTATATTAGTATGTAGTTGTCTCCTCCTAGTGGTTTTTGTAGGCAACCAAACTtgtattgctttttattataGGGGTGTAGCTTGTATTCATGGATGGGATTCAAAAAAATTTAACATTTTAAAACCTTGCACCTCCTAGAAAGTACTTTATGGTACAAATTGTACACTGCATTACTCTGACCGGGTTTTTCTCCTCTTGCAGGTTGTAGATGCCCGTGGGGGGCCCAACCTAAAAACACTGCGACTCAGGCCAAAACGGATCCGGTCTCTGGCAGCGCGGAGAATGAAAAACAGACAGGTTTTGAAGATGAAGAAAAGTCTCTGTAAGTTCTTTTTTCTTCCCTGCTTCTTTTGGTAGAATTATTGTATAATCAATAGTAGTGCAACTTTTAAGGGGAGTTTGTAGAGAGAATtgcttgcttcactcattaggaaagctttaaacaatatgggaagggaagtgaaaggcaaaaatatacagctaattaatacattttagACCCTTGCTAttggaagtggaaagaaagaacagagaAAAAATATTTAGAAGGAAAGTAggggagcaagagaccccgatcacaaactaacatgtttctacccAAAGCattggaaacaaacaaggagaacttgagctcctaacacaggaagagaaatatgatgtcctaggcgtcacagaaacgtggtgggatgatacacccTGCAAGGGTTGAAGGATACAGCttattataagaaacagacctaaaaataGGGGAGTAGTTATTGCAttatatgttaggaaaacattcatcttcatagcatgggagttctgtaggaactgtttgggtaagaatacaagaagagaacaggaaggacaccattgtaggcatttactgtaggccgcctggacaggcagaagatatggaggaactctttctatatcagatggccaagctctcaaaaaaaacatgacacagtgatcatgtgagattttgcccatccagacatttgttggtaatctctcaggtaaaagtaatggatccaacaaattcttatcggctcttgctgacaacttaacttccaaaaggtagaagagcaaacaaggggatctgctatcttggacctaattcttaccaacagggagggaatggttgaggaaggaagggtggctgggaccttaggaggcagtgattgtgctttcctTGGAtggtggataacaaggggaggaagacctgagaagactcagacctcaaggatggatttcagaaaggtagaTTTTAATGAATCAGAAAGAGGATATGAAAAAGCCAatcgctggatgttcttaaggacagaaatgtccaagaaggttgggaaatattgtggaatgagattctcaaagcataatCATTAaccatccctaaaagaaggaagaatgggaagcatttaaagagaccaggatggatgaacacagaacttgtacatatgttaaacgaagaaaaatatgtttattaatgagcggggaatatctaaagaagaatataatgcggtctgcagaaactgtagggcaagtgtcagaaaagctaataatgaattgaggcttgcaacagaggccaaaagcaataaaggatttggggggtatgtcaaaggcAAAGAAAAGCtgctataggatgcttacaagatgaaaatggttaaCTGGTTAAGAATGATGAGAAGGCCAAACCTTCTATATctgctttctctcagaaagtagatgtaacatcagctgatcttcctcgTGCtattaaaagaatgcaggctatctaagtagagagatggtaagggaacacttggctaactaATTCAAGTCTTGggttctggatgaattgcatcctaggatactaaaggaagcagcggaggtactTGCTGAACCACTTGTCGTAATATTtgacaattcctggagaacaggagaagatttGAAAAAGAGCAAATGTCCCTATATTCAAAaatgggaagaaggtggatccaggaaactaccagcctgtgagcctgacttctgtaccgggaaagatctttgaacaaattattaaacagcatgtatacaagtacttggatgagaatggagtaattaaccagagccagcataggtttgtaacaagtcatgccagactaatctaacttccttctatgacagaattaccaattGGGTTGATCAGAGAAACGCAGTGGATATAGTATGAATTGATtttactaaagcatttgacaaagtagctCATAGCATACTAATTGAGAACATGACTgactatgggattgacaaggcaactgttaggcggATTCACAACtgcctgagtgatcgtactcagagtggtcataaatggctgcacatccaagtggaagaatgtatcaagtggggaccacaaggctctgtcctgggcccagtgttggtcaacattttataaattatctggaggagggaattgtggggaactgatcaaatttgctgatgacacaaagctaggagggatagctaacactggggaagagagagagtattcaaaaagatctagaaaagcttgaacagtgggcagcgactaacagaatggtatttaacaagaaaagATTAACTAAAGCAAGTTCAGACaaggttaccaagatggtgagcggtctgcaaatcatgtcctatgaggaacggttaaaggatctgggaatgtttagcagaagagaaggctgagtggagacttaatagcggtctacaaatatctgaagggccgtcacagtgcagagggatcagccctattctcatctgtacaaggaaagactagaagcaatgggatgaaactgagggaggagacagattagatattagacagtgaggggatcaatgagtggaacagattgccatgggaggtggggagttctccttcaatggaagtgttcaaacagaggcaggacaaatatctgtctgggatgatttagtgactcctgcgGCGAGCAAGgcgttggacccaatgaccctggaggtcccttccaactctactattctatctCGTTTTGGCAAATTCCTTCTTTGCATttaaaatgtgactttttttaaGCCTCCCGCCACTTCTGAAAAGTCACAAGAATAGAGTGCAGAGTTAAGAGGGAGCAGCGGGGCCCATTGAGGTCTTTCAGCTTTACTGTAATTTGCCTCAGTTAAGGCAAATCATTATTGCAGTGCTACACTTACCCATAACACGTGTTTATTTATTTTGCGCGGTGATGTCTGAAGATGTGCCAAACTTACTTCTCAAGCTCTGTGGCTGCAGGGAAACCTTTATTGTGTTTAGAGGTTGTTTGCTGTATGTCACCTGACTGGTCTTCTGTCGTCTTGCAGATTCTGGGGCCCACAGTACGGCTTCCAGCGCTTCACCCACCCACTCGTACTCTTGTAGTAACCACTCCGATACAGACACGGACACAGAGCTCCGCACTGCCCCCAGCAGAAACTCCACTTTCTCCTTCCTGGATCCAACATACTGGAAAAGGTAATGGACTAGTATCTTCACACTAATTGGATGTTACCTGGGATGGATACAGAGGAGAAtacttttgaaaaactttttaaccctttttttttttttttttttcttctcttccccCTTTAGGCAGAAAGTTTGCTGTGGGATTATTTACAAAGGTCGTTATGGCGAAATTCTCATCGATGCCCAACAATACAAACCATGCTGCAGTAATAAGAAAACAGAGGAAAATGACACAAGACTATGAAGTGTCCAATAACGCAGCACTATCTATTCAGGGGCGGGCACTTCTGCCATGGACTGATGAAAAGCAccactttttaaatatttttatgctGTTTTTATTTGTAGATATGACTTATATTTAATGTGTAAGAGGCCGTCATCTTCCCatctgattatatatatatttttgttacacTACTGGATAAATACAAAATGACtaaatgaacttttttttttttatctgtacaATCTCCTAGTTCATATGCTgaattggatcttgtgtataaCGGTCAGTAgtgttttttatatgtatattgtTGcattctctcaccccccccccccccctccacttttTTATACTGTATTTTTACCATATTTTTTGACTGTAATGCAACCATAGAACGTCTAACCCTGGACTGGATTTACTCGCTGGAGGTTACTGTATGTTACAATGTAACTCTTGGTGAGCGCCGCCCGTCCTTATCGATAGGACTTCTCAGGATGACATGGGACGTGCCTTGCCCTCATTGCCTTAGGCTCTGGCTATGCATTCCTAACGCTCCTTCACTACCCTCCGTGGATTGGATGTTGTGCAGTGTTTTTTGCACTGTTTTGGGTAACCAAGGTCTGGATTGTGTAAATTTGGACTTGGTGCTATCTGTCTCCACGTTTTGAGCGGTTTTTGTTTTTACGCTAGTATAGACGTGTAGATATATTATGGTTTTTGTATTTTAGTCTTGTTTTTATGTAATCACTATTCCACACACTGAGATAATATGTGCCTAATATGAGAAGGCAGGGACTGTGGTACGCCAATAGCAATCATTACTATATGCAATAATTGGTCCACGAAGGGGACCTTCGCATGGGGCAGATTTGGGGTGCGACTTGAAACGAGGTTGAATGGTGTGGTTTTTGGCATCATAGATGGATTCTCTTGCAATCCCTGTTCAGGtgcctgctgctccatttatttcagtacAGTAATGGAGCAGCACCTTGTTTGTGTGACCGCTACTGCCTTCAGTCTCCTCACTGCTGCTTAGGGGACATGGGACCTTTTTCAGGATGGGAGGTATCTTGTTGGTGAGACCTCCCCCATCAATCAGACATTTATTGCCAatgcataggtgataaaaatcaatTTTGACATTAGCCCTTTAACCTTCTGTCCCGATTTGGGATGCAGAATGTTCcgatggattttttttaaattctaagtgaagtTCC
The nucleotide sequence above comes from Eleutherodactylus coqui strain aEleCoq1 chromosome 2, aEleCoq1.hap1, whole genome shotgun sequence. Encoded proteins:
- the SINHCAF gene encoding SIN3-HDAC complex-associated factor gives rise to the protein MIGFYKPKTYRSSRGCCICKAKSSSSRFTDSKRYEGDFQDCFGLREMRTGDICNACVLLVKRWKKLPSGSKKNWNHVVDARGGPNLKTLRLRPKRIRSLAARRMKNRQVLKMKKSLYSGAHSTASSASPTHSYSCSNHSDTDTDTELRTAPSRNSTFSFLDPTYWKRQKVCCGIIYKGRYGEILIDAQQYKPCCSNKKTEENDTRL